Proteins from a genomic interval of Rhodococcoides fascians A25f:
- a CDS encoding aminotransferase-like domain-containing protein — protein sequence MSDDSSSRIVDALKQWIATAPPEAKLPSTRSLVAQHSASPVTVQKALRTLTARGVIESRPGVGTFVRTVRTARPNDYGWQTAALGAPGNRLQLPAALQSTSSDVIALHSGYPARELLPERLVHAAFTRASRTDAVIARPPTAGLPELRAWFAAELGASTPLGVTPPSASDVVIIPGSQTGLSTAFRALVGAGRPLLMESPTYWGAILAATQAGVRVVPVPSGVHGPDPDALAQAFARTGSRAFYAQPTFASPTGAHWSPSLGEQVLDTVRRHGAFLIEDDSAHDFGITAEPNPLAARDDAGHVVYLRSLTKTVSPSVRLAGLIARGPAHERILADTGAESMYVSGILQTVALDVVTQPAWRTHLRHLRTQLASRRDLLANSLIEFAPRGHLDAVPRGGLNLWMRLRDDVDLEQIVQQCKSAGVIVGAGSDYFPAEPTGKYLRLNYAGPNPGEFPDAARTIGYII from the coding sequence ATGTCCGACGATAGCAGTTCACGGATTGTGGACGCATTGAAGCAGTGGATCGCGACCGCACCCCCCGAGGCGAAGCTGCCGTCCACCCGCTCCCTGGTGGCCCAGCATTCGGCCAGTCCGGTCACGGTGCAGAAGGCGCTGCGCACCCTCACCGCGCGAGGCGTCATCGAAAGCCGCCCTGGTGTCGGCACATTCGTCAGAACCGTACGTACGGCGCGGCCCAACGACTACGGGTGGCAGACAGCGGCGCTGGGAGCGCCGGGCAACCGACTGCAACTTCCGGCCGCCCTACAGTCCACGTCGAGCGATGTGATCGCACTGCATTCGGGCTACCCGGCTCGGGAGCTGTTGCCGGAGAGACTCGTTCACGCTGCATTCACTCGCGCATCCCGCACCGACGCGGTGATAGCTCGGCCCCCGACCGCCGGACTGCCCGAATTGCGGGCGTGGTTCGCAGCGGAGTTGGGGGCCTCCACGCCGCTGGGCGTCACTCCGCCGTCGGCGAGCGATGTCGTCATCATTCCCGGCAGCCAGACCGGCCTCAGTACCGCATTCCGGGCGCTCGTCGGTGCAGGCCGTCCGCTACTGATGGAATCGCCGACATATTGGGGCGCGATTCTCGCTGCCACCCAGGCGGGCGTCCGCGTCGTACCGGTCCCCAGCGGAGTGCACGGTCCTGACCCCGATGCTCTGGCACAGGCGTTCGCGCGCACCGGCTCTCGGGCGTTCTATGCCCAACCCACGTTTGCCAGCCCGACCGGAGCCCATTGGTCGCCTTCGCTCGGCGAGCAGGTTCTCGACACTGTGCGACGGCACGGCGCATTCCTGATCGAGGACGACTCGGCCCACGATTTCGGTATCACTGCCGAGCCGAATCCATTGGCGGCACGGGACGACGCCGGGCATGTGGTGTATCTACGATCGCTCACCAAGACGGTGTCGCCGTCGGTTCGATTGGCAGGCTTGATCGCTCGCGGCCCCGCACACGAGCGAATCCTCGCAGACACCGGTGCCGAGTCGATGTACGTCAGCGGGATCCTGCAAACAGTCGCGCTGGACGTGGTGACGCAACCCGCCTGGCGTACCCATCTCCGGCATCTGCGCACACAATTGGCCTCTCGACGGGACTTGTTGGCGAACAGCTTGATCGAGTTCGCACCTCGCGGCCATCTCGATGCTGTGCCGCGCGGTGGGCTCAATCTGTGGATGCGCCTGCGCGACGACGTCGATCTGGAACAGATTGTGCAGCAATGCAAATCCGCCGGTGTCATCGTCGGGGCCGGAAGCGATTACTTTCCGGCCGAACCCACCGGCAAGTACCTTCGACTCAACTATGCCGGCCCCAACCCCGGCGAGTTCCCCGATGCTGCGCGCACGATCGGTTACATCATCTGA
- a CDS encoding PLD nuclease N-terminal domain-containing protein, whose translation MQVATFLSQQPSTTEQVLGVGLGTLGLVIALVLTFGAVFLFIAALISIMRSPNYTVAGRAVWIFVVLAFPFLGPLVWFVWGRKSTFAVDVSHSLR comes from the coding sequence ATGCAGGTCGCAACTTTTCTTTCTCAGCAACCGTCGACCACCGAGCAGGTGCTCGGTGTGGGATTGGGAACCCTGGGCCTGGTGATCGCTCTGGTGCTGACGTTCGGTGCGGTGTTCTTGTTCATCGCCGCGCTGATCAGCATCATGCGTTCCCCCAACTACACCGTCGCCGGGCGGGCAGTGTGGATCTTCGTCGTACTGGCGTTCCCCTTCCTCGGTCCTCTGGTCTGGTTCGTGTGGGGTCGCAAGTCGACCTTCGCCGTGGATGTTTCCCACAGCCTCAGATGA
- a CDS encoding luciferase domain-containing protein translates to MQKVKNDYTAWMELGPGGLPANVGGWLITTALRPFARRDALRVDGTSGTGLHWQLERRPGPRPSIAPYPIPHRQLTDRGTHALIERLTASVTAEALPDGPFHLERSRFERRGEALYLSDLRSASPWISRTKGEIVHVHETEGSLHVVLQPDDAQTVISAGWGELHPLAGRPVFGLPETYVFLYAPRDSDDADRIESIIHRATATATATR, encoded by the coding sequence GTGCAGAAGGTCAAGAACGACTACACCGCGTGGATGGAACTGGGGCCGGGAGGACTTCCCGCCAATGTCGGTGGCTGGCTGATCACTACCGCACTGAGACCATTTGCGCGACGCGACGCACTTCGTGTCGACGGTACATCCGGTACCGGTCTGCACTGGCAGCTCGAACGTCGCCCTGGACCACGGCCGTCGATCGCGCCGTACCCGATTCCCCATCGCCAGCTCACAGATCGGGGTACCCACGCCCTGATCGAGCGGTTGACTGCATCCGTCACCGCCGAGGCGTTGCCAGACGGGCCGTTTCATCTGGAGCGCAGTCGATTCGAGCGTAGAGGGGAGGCACTGTATCTCTCCGATCTCCGCTCTGCTTCGCCCTGGATCTCCCGAACCAAAGGCGAAATCGTGCACGTACATGAGACCGAAGGTTCGTTGCACGTCGTACTGCAACCGGACGATGCGCAGACCGTCATATCAGCGGGGTGGGGTGAACTGCACCCGCTGGCAGGACGCCCCGTGTTCGGACTACCCGAGACTTACGTCTTCCTGTACGCACCGAGAGATTCCGACGACGCCGATCGAATCGAATCGATCATCCATCGCGCGACAGCGACAGCGACAGCGACGAGGTGA
- a CDS encoding TetR/AcrR family transcriptional regulator: MVLDTPSDKRKRRTHTAVLDGARSLFLRHGYRGTTIEMLATAADVAVSSIYANFPAGKVDVYAALAWRTAQSHAEQMTAPIDAVESTHVVAEFLDRYIAFHRDNPLALRLLALTDVDKSESASVGEAKAKIDTALGELIDSVTRAVVDAGADVVPRALVLNAWAAMNGAVSLHQRRIVDRSMLDAMLEITRADMLRHLKGIPDETR; this comes from the coding sequence ATGGTCTTGGATACCCCCAGCGACAAGCGGAAGCGTCGAACACACACCGCGGTGCTCGACGGTGCTCGCTCGCTCTTCCTGCGCCACGGATATCGGGGAACGACGATCGAGATGCTCGCCACCGCAGCCGATGTGGCGGTGAGCTCGATCTACGCAAACTTCCCCGCCGGCAAGGTGGACGTCTATGCCGCTCTGGCGTGGCGAACCGCCCAGAGCCACGCTGAACAGATGACTGCCCCCATCGATGCGGTCGAATCTACGCACGTCGTTGCCGAGTTCCTCGACCGATACATCGCGTTCCACCGCGACAATCCACTGGCGCTGCGGCTGCTCGCGCTGACGGATGTGGACAAGTCCGAGTCCGCCTCGGTCGGTGAGGCGAAGGCGAAGATCGATACTGCACTCGGTGAACTCATCGATTCGGTAACGCGTGCGGTGGTGGATGCCGGAGCCGACGTCGTCCCCCGTGCATTGGTTCTGAATGCCTGGGCGGCGATGAACGGCGCTGTGTCACTGCATCAACGACGCATCGTCGATCGATCCATGCTCGACGCGATGCTCGAGATCACGCGGGCGGACATGCTCCGCCACTTGAAGGGGATTCCCGATGAAACCCGTTGA
- a CDS encoding PaaI family thioesterase: MTTEDVQLPDSGSAAMVHFLPQSPFVQQLGIELIDIGEGTARLRLSYRDELSTVGQMLHGGVIAGCIDIGIMTAAWAGAAVPEKLRGVTVSMSVQFLEPVYAEGIDIVGTRLHGGRSLKTCRVDIVGTQSGRLVATGTGTYKVG; this comes from the coding sequence ATGACAACCGAGGACGTTCAGCTGCCGGACAGCGGTAGCGCGGCAATGGTCCACTTTCTGCCGCAGTCACCGTTCGTGCAGCAGCTGGGAATCGAGCTGATCGATATCGGCGAGGGCACCGCCCGGCTTCGCCTGTCGTACCGAGACGAACTGTCGACCGTGGGCCAGATGCTGCACGGAGGTGTGATCGCCGGCTGCATCGACATCGGAATCATGACCGCGGCGTGGGCGGGAGCGGCAGTCCCCGAAAAGCTTCGGGGTGTGACCGTGTCCATGTCGGTGCAATTTCTGGAACCGGTGTACGCCGAGGGAATAGACATAGTGGGGACACGCCTGCACGGCGGCCGAAGCCTGAAGACATGTCGCGTCGACATCGTGGGTACCCAGTCCGGTCGACTGGTCGCAACCGGCACGGGAACATACAAAGTCGGCTGA
- a CDS encoding DUF6194 family protein, whose amino-acid sequence MTLDDIVNLVGSFDGTLAQRPREGDGTPELAWGDWFFYYSPDGTIPTSTQPFATIVTKNYPGDESSRLDRAGAFRVNVVAGKQEFERLLGVPPREAAHAPQADTDDTLAAHPHYGTAGWLSVVNPSSQTDSQIGELLESAYNVAKARYERRQH is encoded by the coding sequence ATGACACTCGACGACATCGTGAACTTGGTCGGCAGCTTCGACGGCACGCTGGCGCAGCGGCCTCGGGAGGGTGATGGGACTCCAGAACTCGCATGGGGCGATTGGTTCTTCTACTACTCGCCGGACGGGACCATTCCGACGTCCACCCAGCCGTTCGCAACCATCGTGACGAAGAATTATCCCGGTGACGAGTCGTCTCGGCTGGACCGTGCCGGCGCGTTCCGCGTCAATGTCGTTGCGGGAAAGCAGGAATTCGAGCGACTACTGGGAGTGCCCCCACGCGAAGCAGCTCACGCACCTCAGGCCGACACCGACGACACCCTTGCCGCCCACCCTCACTACGGCACTGCGGGCTGGTTGTCGGTGGTCAACCCGTCTTCGCAGACCGACTCCCAGATCGGGGAACTCCTCGAGTCTGCTTACAACGTCGCCAAGGCCAGGTACGAGCGCCGCCAACACTGA
- a CDS encoding transketolase family protein, which yields MTSTLNRTADQRESFYRLVPELLAQDERIVLVLAEIGVAYLEPHLTSDIRPRVVNVGIREQAMIGVAGGMALAGMRPIVHTFPPFLIERPFEQVKLDLGHQDVGAILVSSGGSYGWPQGGETHFGQRDVALLDTLDGWTVHVPGHVDEVEWMLRGAADSDDRVYIRLDGVSNDHSYGLPGGSMAVLQQGNSGTVISVGPMTDRVLAAARGRDVTVLHTSTIRPFDGTTLRETLTAPDVMIVEPYLAGTSVSQIDRALLDVRHRVSGIGVEPGERRKYGTVAQHDRANGLDIEGLSRSMDDFFE from the coding sequence ATGACGTCGACGCTGAACAGGACCGCGGATCAACGCGAGTCCTTCTACCGACTGGTGCCGGAACTGTTGGCCCAGGACGAGCGAATCGTGCTGGTACTGGCCGAGATCGGCGTGGCCTATCTCGAACCGCATCTGACGTCAGATATTCGGCCGCGCGTGGTCAACGTGGGTATTCGAGAGCAGGCGATGATCGGTGTCGCGGGCGGTATGGCGCTCGCCGGCATGCGTCCGATCGTGCACACATTCCCACCGTTTCTGATCGAGCGGCCCTTCGAGCAGGTGAAACTCGATCTGGGACATCAGGATGTCGGCGCGATCCTGGTCAGCTCGGGCGGCTCCTACGGATGGCCACAGGGCGGTGAGACGCACTTCGGCCAACGCGATGTCGCGCTACTCGACACCCTGGACGGGTGGACGGTGCACGTGCCCGGGCACGTCGACGAGGTCGAATGGATGCTGCGCGGCGCGGCTGATTCCGACGATCGCGTCTACATCAGGCTCGACGGTGTCTCGAACGATCATTCGTACGGTCTACCCGGGGGTTCGATGGCCGTTCTGCAACAGGGTAATTCCGGCACTGTGATCTCGGTCGGTCCGATGACGGACCGGGTCCTGGCCGCGGCCCGTGGACGTGACGTCACCGTGCTGCACACCTCGACGATCAGGCCGTTCGACGGTACAACTCTCCGAGAGACGCTGACAGCGCCGGACGTCATGATCGTGGAGCCGTACCTCGCGGGAACGTCTGTGTCACAGATCGATCGGGCTCTATTGGATGTGCGGCATCGAGTGTCGGGAATCGGGGTGGAACCCGGTGAGCGCAGAAAGTACGGAACGGTGGCCCAACACGATCGAGCCAACGGCCTCGACATCGAGGGGCTGTCCCGGTCGATGGACGACTTCTTCGAGTGA
- a CDS encoding thiamine pyrophosphate-dependent enzyme has protein sequence MQMTFDELPKLMTLMTGDEKHGASATSTLDVLWVLYSDILRLDEAKPDDPDRDRFYLSKGHGPMAYYAVLAARGFLSPTDLASFGSYHSPLGNHPDRTLIPGVDIGSGSLGHGLALAAGTAAALQIQRSEARVFVLIGDAELDEGSNMEAIQFAGRSHLGNLTTVVIDNDSAGLGWPGGIASRFAVEGWSTSDVDGRDHSALQQAFRIDHGDRPHVVVAHVEKKEN, from the coding sequence ATGCAGATGACCTTCGACGAGTTGCCCAAACTCATGACCCTGATGACCGGCGACGAAAAGCACGGTGCCAGTGCCACATCCACGCTGGACGTGCTGTGGGTGCTGTACTCCGACATTCTTCGTCTCGACGAGGCGAAGCCGGATGACCCCGATCGCGACAGGTTCTACCTCTCCAAGGGACACGGCCCGATGGCGTATTACGCGGTGCTCGCCGCGCGGGGGTTCCTCTCGCCGACCGATCTCGCGTCGTTCGGCAGCTACCACTCACCGCTCGGCAATCATCCGGACCGCACGCTGATTCCCGGTGTCGACATCGGATCGGGGTCGCTCGGTCATGGTCTGGCGCTGGCAGCCGGAACTGCTGCGGCGCTGCAGATCCAGCGGAGCGAGGCCCGGGTGTTCGTACTGATCGGTGACGCCGAGCTCGACGAGGGCAGCAACATGGAGGCCATCCAATTCGCCGGTCGATCGCACCTGGGCAACCTGACCACAGTGGTGATCGACAACGATTCGGCCGGTTTGGGTTGGCCCGGCGGCATTGCGTCGCGCTTCGCCGTCGAGGGGTGGTCGACATCCGACGTCGACGGTCGAGACCACAGTGCGCTCCAGCAGGCGTTTCGCATCGATCACGGCGACCGGCCCCACGTAGTGGTCGCCCACGTGGAGAAGAAGGAGAACTGA